In Marasmius oreades isolate 03SP1 chromosome 1, whole genome shotgun sequence, one DNA window encodes the following:
- a CDS encoding uncharacterized protein (BUSCO:EOG09262JAT): MQPFNAKLVAAASGSTMTALTMTPFDVVKTRLQTQRPAPEPLFPRPPPNMCCRPGQLQCVRNMSSYARTLAGEEFVCVWENGVFKTERVNGFLDAIRHVVRAEGVRGLWKGAGTTLVIGVPSSTSYMLTYDHLLNVTLPPLLPSSLVPLTSGMLARTAISTIISPLELIRTNLQSTPISAETPHTLRSVLVSIGGLARSQGFASLWRGLGPTLWRDVPFSGIYWASYESCKKTFARFRAEGAWVAFVSGAVSGTSAALITSPLDVVKTRRQALVMSPADTHTSSLQLIKQILRTEGAPALFVGLTPRIAKIAPACGIMIACFEGIGKFLSRT, from the exons ATGCAGCCTTTCAATGCGAAGCTAGTTGCTGCAGCTTCAGGCTCTACCATGACAGCCTTGACTA TGACCCCGTTCGACGTGGTGAAGACGAGGCTTCAAACACAACGGCCTGCTCCAGAACCTCTGTTTCCTCGACCGCCTCCTAATATGTGCTGTAGGCCAGGTCAGCTTCAATGTGTTCGAAATATGTCTTCGTATGCACGTACACTCGCCGGGGAAGAATTTGTTTGCGTCTGGGAGAATGGTGTCTTCAAAACCGAGAGGGTGAACGGGTTTTTGGATGCCATTCGCCATGTGGTCCGTGCGGAAGGTGTCCGTGGGCTATGGAAGGGTGCTGGAACAACATT AGTGATCGGTGTACCGTCTTCAACGAGTTACATGCTCACCTATGACCACCTCTTGAATGTCACCTTACCtcccctccttccttcttcattAGTCCCACTAACCTCTGGTATGCTCGCTCGGACCGCAATCTCCACGATTATATCACCATTAGAGCTGATACGTACCAATCTTCAGTCAACGCCGATATCCGCCGAGACCCCCCACACACTCCGCTCAGTCCTCGTATCCATAGGTGGGCTGGCCAGATCACAAGGCTTTGCCTCACTTTGGAGAGGCCTCGGGCCTACGCTATGGCGGGATGTGCCCTTCTCTGGTATTTATTGGGCCAGTTACGAGTCTTGCAAGAAGACTTTTGCCAGATTTAGAGCAGAAGGAGCATGGGTAGCGTTCGTCAGTGGTGCAGTGAGCGGAACATCTGCTGCATTAATAACATCTCCGCTGGATGTTGTCAAGACACGCCGCCAAGCTCTGGTGATGTCCCCGGCGGACACTCATACATCTTCCCTCCAACTGATAAAACAAATCTTACGGACTGAAGGCGCTCCTGCCTTATTTGTTGGTCTCACACCTCGGATAGCAAAAATTGCGCCTGCTTGTGGAATCATGATTGCTTGCTTTGAA GGCATTGGGAAGTTTCTGTCAAGAACTTGA
- a CDS encoding uncharacterized protein (BUSCO:EOG092646VF), which yields MASTLTGPALTASRNALSAAMADHPDIEEDSKESGEVQEVNMESQAESIRTVFSDPTNFNVKHPLYSSWTLWFDSPATKGRNLPQTPVSAFPPTPVAQTPGPAAAQGWMEDIKRVISFDSVEEFWGLYNNIVPPSQLPQKANYYLFKEGIIPAWEDEANKNGGKWSIQLPKDKNRGNVDKMWLYTMLAAIGETFDPSLTTADPSSPTPASLITGVIVSTRPQFYRLSIWTRLAPGVSATEEGGLKERIEGVGRHFKYSVLGYPENAKLAGPLATEVEFLSHKDSEKKKGAKKITV from the exons ATGGCTTCCACCTTGACCGGTCCTGCTCTCACCGCTTCCAGAAATGCATTGTCAGCTGCGATGGCGGACCATCCTGACATCGAGGAGGACTCAAAAGAGTCTGGAGAAGTTCAAGAAGtcaacatggaaagtcaGGCGGAAAGCATTCGAACCGTCTTCAGTGACCCTACAAATTTCAACGTCAAG CATCCGCTGTATTCGTCTTGGACTCTCTGGTTTGACTCACCAGCAACCAAAGGTCGTAATCTTCCTCAAACCCCCGTTTCCGCCTTCCCTCCGACCCCTGTAGCTCAGACCCCGGGCCCAGCTGCTGCTCAAGGCTGGATGGAAGATATCAAACGTGTAATTAGCTTCGATAGTGTCGAGGAATTCTGGGG TCTGTACAACAACATTGTCCCACCCTCTCAGTTACCTCAAAAAGCAAATTATTATCTTTTCAAG GAAGGAATCATTCCGGCTTGGGAGGATGAAGCAAACAAAAACGGTGGGAAATGGAGCATTCAACTTCCCAAAGACAAAAACAGGGGAAATGTGGACAAAATGTGGTTATACACG ATGCTGGCTGCCATCGGGGAGACTTTCGATCCATCATTGACTACAGCCGACCCTTCCTCACCAACACCTGCATCCCTCATTACCGGGGTAATTGTATCAACTCGTCCGCAATTCTACCGGTTGTCAATCTGGACACGATTGGCGCCTGGCGTATCAGCAACGGAAGAAGGAGGATTAAAGGAGCGTATCGAAGGGGTTGGCCGTCATTTCAAGTACAGTGTTCTAGGATACCCAGAGAACGCAAAATTGGCAGGACCGTTAGCAACTGAGGTCGAGTTTTTGTCGCACAAGGAttcagaaaagaaaaaaggagCGAAGAAGATCACAGTTTGA